In Erigeron canadensis isolate Cc75 chromosome 6, C_canadensis_v1, whole genome shotgun sequence, the following are encoded in one genomic region:
- the LOC122604987 gene encoding late embryogenesis abundant protein At1g64065-like produces the protein MVPTNPYGHVNEDLSVVANDARRKRRRRVLMSVIIISGFAAAIIILLSVTAGRFRTPKFRVRSATFGSFNLVNSTTTPSFNIVMNTELGIKNTNFRRFRYRRTTVDFYYREQKIGEAFVWNERVKARDTRKFVVPVVLSSENITSVSELQRDVNGGVLPLTSRSRLTGKFKVLIVIRRYKHVNMDCRMDLVIANRTLANISCR, from the coding sequence ATGGTTCCAACAAACCCATACGGCCATGTCAATGAAGACCTATCCGTCGTAGCCAACGATGCTCGGCGGAAAAGACGAAGGCGGGTCCTCATGTCCGTAATCATCATCTCCGGTTTCGCAGCCGCCATCATCATCTTACTATCCGTAACCGCCGGCAGGTTTCGAACACCAAAGTTCCGAGTCCGATCAGCCACCTTCGGAAGCTTCAACCTCGTGAACTCAACAACAACCCCTTCCTTCAATATAGTAATGAACACGGAGCTAGGTatcaaaaacacaaactttaggcGTTTTCGATATCGCAGGACCACCGTTGACTTTTACTATCGGGAACAAAAAATTGGTGAGGCGTTTGTTTGGAACGAAAGAGTGAAAGCCAGAGATACCAGGAAGTTTGTTGTCCCGGTGGTGTTGTCTTCCGAGAACATCACGTCGGTTTCGGAGTTACAAAGGGATGTCAACGGTGGCGTTTTGCCGTTGACCAGCAGGTCGAGGTTGACCGGAAAGTTCAAGGTATTGATAGTGATACGTAGGTATAAGCATGTTAATATGGATTGTAGAATGGACCTTGTGATTGCAAACAGGACCCTTGCAAATATCTCTTGCCGCTAG